A section of the Pseudomonas tritici genome encodes:
- a CDS encoding cupin domain-containing protein — MVQPQPPTNPINLTQKASLIDQHWSPRVVAEMNDYQFKVVRIEGEFIWHSHPETDEAFLVLEGTLRIDLPNGPVYVAPGELYVVPRGIEHRTAAEGEAKLMMIEPRGILNTGHEGGDRTAVNDQWV, encoded by the coding sequence ATGGTCCAGCCACAGCCTCCAACAAATCCCATAAACCTCACCCAAAAAGCCTCCCTCATCGACCAACACTGGAGCCCACGCGTCGTCGCCGAGATGAACGACTACCAATTCAAGGTAGTACGCATCGAAGGCGAATTCATCTGGCACTCCCACCCCGAAACCGACGAGGCCTTCCTGGTGCTGGAGGGCACGCTACGTATCGACCTCCCAAACGGCCCGGTCTATGTAGCGCCAGGTGAACTCTACGTAGTCCCTCGCGGCATAGAGCACCGAACCGCCGCCGAAGGCGAAGCCAAGTTGATGATGATCGAGCCACGGGGCATCTTGAACACCGGGCATGAAGGTGGGGACCGTACCGCCGTGAATGATCAGTGGGTCTGA
- a CDS encoding TonB-dependent siderophore receptor, which yields MSSFLRNSPQPLTLAIAFALAIPAYLSMAPQAVAAEQSSVQTYDLPAGALADQLNQLAAQAGIYLAGNAALTAGKSGPALRGSYTVEQALQTLLAGSELTVVQTGEGRYQLQPGAGGALQLGAVSISGMAPGSTTEGTGLYTTYSSSSSTRLNLTQKETPQSLTVITRQRLDDQKLTNLTEVLEATPGITVLRVGVGAENDTYWSRGFQINNFEIDGVPTSARLDNTTQNTAMYDRVEVVRGATGLISGSGTPSATINLIRKRPTAEAQASITGEAGSWDRYGTGFDVSGPLNDSGNIRGRLVVDYKKQNSWVDRVNTDSQLVYGISEFDLSEATMLTVGFSYINNQVNDPLRTGFQMFYSNGNRTHFSRSANSAPDWAYNDRKQTNVFTSIEHQFDNGWSGKVEVSHTQNEFDELINYMNGDIDQATGQGAYLYPNRWSGTPRQNNLDAYLTGPFNLFGREHELIAGVTMSRYEENTPSHGGWFGPWTGYNGTVPNIFNWNGSGANRPDTTPVGKTHIEENQYAAYLTSRFHVTDNTAVILGGRVTDWKRNNQVTVYADPTQNTESKETRNGVFLPYAGIVYDLSNTWSVYASYTKIFNPQAYGIHDENNKALEPQEGTGYEVGLKGSFNDDKLNASLALFKIDQDNLAVYVRSPDIYRLEQGTTTQGVELELNGELSEGWQASAGYAYSVSTNQDDERIVTTSPRHSLKTFTTYRLPGVFDKVTVGGGVNWQSKTGQDLHTFEQGSYALTNLMARYEISKNLSATLNVNNVFDRSYYAYADSWSVYGAPRNFMTSFKYTF from the coding sequence ATGTCCTCATTCCTGCGTAACTCACCACAACCTTTAACGCTGGCTATCGCTTTCGCCTTGGCGATTCCCGCCTACCTGAGCATGGCGCCACAGGCGGTAGCCGCTGAACAGTCGAGCGTCCAGACCTACGATCTGCCCGCTGGCGCCCTGGCCGATCAACTCAACCAGCTCGCCGCGCAGGCCGGTATCTACCTGGCCGGTAATGCTGCGCTGACCGCCGGCAAGTCTGGCCCGGCGCTGCGTGGCAGCTACACGGTTGAGCAGGCACTCCAAACGTTATTGGCGGGCAGTGAACTGACGGTGGTGCAGACCGGCGAAGGGCGCTATCAACTACAGCCTGGCGCAGGCGGCGCCTTGCAACTGGGCGCGGTGTCGATTTCCGGCATGGCGCCGGGCTCCACCACCGAAGGTACCGGGCTGTACACCACCTACTCGTCCAGCAGTTCGACGCGGCTGAACCTGACCCAGAAAGAAACCCCGCAATCGCTCACCGTCATCACCCGCCAGCGCCTCGACGACCAGAAGCTCACCAACCTCACCGAAGTGCTGGAAGCCACGCCGGGCATCACCGTACTGCGCGTCGGTGTGGGTGCAGAGAACGATACGTACTGGTCCCGTGGATTCCAGATCAACAACTTCGAAATCGACGGCGTACCCACCTCGGCGCGCCTGGACAACACCACGCAAAACACCGCAATGTACGACCGCGTTGAAGTGGTGCGCGGCGCCACCGGCCTGATCAGCGGCTCGGGCACGCCCTCGGCGACCATCAACCTGATCCGCAAGCGTCCTACCGCCGAGGCCCAAGCCAGCATCACCGGCGAGGCCGGCAGTTGGGATCGCTACGGCACCGGTTTTGATGTGTCCGGGCCGCTGAACGACAGCGGCAATATCCGCGGGCGCCTGGTGGTGGACTACAAGAAACAGAACTCCTGGGTCGACCGCGTCAACACCGACTCCCAACTGGTCTACGGCATTTCCGAGTTCGACCTCAGCGAAGCGACCATGCTCACGGTGGGTTTCAGCTACATCAACAACCAGGTCAACGACCCGCTGCGTACTGGTTTCCAGATGTTCTACAGCAACGGCAACCGCACCCACTTCAGCCGCTCTGCCAACAGCGCACCGGACTGGGCCTACAACGACCGCAAGCAGACCAATGTCTTCACCTCCATCGAGCATCAGTTCGATAACGGCTGGAGCGGCAAGGTGGAAGTCAGCCATACCCAGAATGAGTTCGATGAGCTGATCAACTACATGAACGGTGATATCGACCAAGCCACCGGGCAGGGCGCCTACCTGTATCCCAACCGCTGGTCCGGCACGCCACGGCAGAACAACCTCGACGCCTACCTCACCGGGCCGTTCAACCTGTTCGGGCGCGAGCATGAGTTGATCGCCGGCGTCACGATGTCGCGCTACGAGGAAAACACCCCAAGCCACGGCGGCTGGTTTGGCCCCTGGACCGGCTATAACGGCACCGTGCCGAACATCTTCAATTGGAACGGCAGCGGCGCCAACCGCCCGGACACCACACCCGTGGGCAAAACCCACATCGAAGAAAACCAGTACGCGGCCTACCTGACCTCACGCTTCCACGTTACCGACAACACCGCCGTCATCCTCGGCGGTCGCGTCACCGACTGGAAGCGCAACAACCAAGTCACGGTATACGCCGATCCGACCCAGAACACCGAAAGCAAGGAAACCCGTAACGGTGTGTTCCTGCCCTATGCCGGCATCGTCTACGACCTGAGCAACACGTGGTCGGTATATGCCAGCTACACCAAGATTTTCAATCCGCAGGCCTACGGCATCCACGACGAAAACAACAAAGCCCTGGAGCCGCAGGAAGGCACCGGTTATGAAGTGGGGCTCAAGGGGAGCTTCAACGACGACAAACTCAACGCCAGCCTGGCACTCTTCAAGATCGACCAGGACAACCTCGCGGTCTACGTGCGCAGCCCGGACATCTACCGCCTGGAGCAAGGAACGACCACCCAAGGCGTCGAGCTGGAACTCAACGGCGAACTGAGCGAAGGCTGGCAAGCGTCGGCGGGTTACGCCTACAGCGTAAGTACCAACCAGGATGACGAACGCATCGTCACCACCAGCCCGCGGCATAGCCTCAAGACGTTCACCACATATCGCCTGCCGGGCGTGTTCGACAAAGTGACCGTGGGCGGCGGGGTCAACTGGCAAAGCAAGACAGGGCAGGATCTGCATACGTTTGAGCAAGGCAGTTATGCGCTGACCAACCTGATGGCGCGGTATGAAATCAGTAAAAACCTCAGTGCGACGTTGAACGTCAACAACGTGTTTGATCGCAGTTATTACGCCTACGCCGATAGCTGGAGCGTCTACGGTGCGCCGCGTAACTTCATGACGAGCTTCAAATACACGTTTTGA
- the secF gene encoding protein translocase subunit SecF, whose product MLRTINFMGVRNIAFGATVLLTVLALFSWFHKGLNYGLDFTGGTLIELTYEKPADVTVVRNELVKAGYHEAIVQNFGATTDLLVRMPGEDPQLGHQVAEALQKVGGDNPASVKRVEFVGPQVGEELRDQGGLGMLMALAGIMIYLAFRFQWKFGVGAIVSLIHDVIVTVGILAYFQITFDLTVLAAVLAIIGYSLNDTIVVFDRVRENFRVLRKATLIENINISTTQTLLRTMATSISTLLAIAALMIFGGDNLWGFSLALFIGVLAGTYSSIYIANVVLIWLNLNSEDLIPPAATGKEVDDRP is encoded by the coding sequence ATGTTACGTACAATCAACTTCATGGGCGTTCGCAACATTGCGTTCGGCGCCACTGTGCTCCTTACCGTTCTGGCGTTGTTCAGCTGGTTCCATAAGGGCCTGAACTACGGGCTGGACTTCACCGGCGGTACGCTCATTGAGCTGACCTACGAGAAGCCGGCCGACGTTACCGTGGTGCGCAACGAGCTGGTCAAGGCCGGCTATCACGAAGCCATCGTGCAGAACTTCGGGGCGACCACCGATCTGCTGGTGCGTATGCCGGGCGAAGACCCGCAACTGGGTCACCAGGTCGCCGAAGCCTTGCAGAAGGTCGGCGGCGACAACCCGGCATCGGTTAAGCGCGTCGAATTCGTCGGCCCACAAGTCGGTGAAGAACTGCGCGACCAGGGCGGCCTCGGCATGCTGATGGCGCTGGCGGGTATCATGATTTACCTGGCGTTCCGCTTTCAGTGGAAGTTCGGTGTCGGCGCCATTGTTTCGCTGATCCACGACGTGATCGTGACCGTTGGCATCCTGGCTTACTTCCAGATCACCTTCGACCTGACCGTTTTGGCGGCCGTGCTGGCGATCATTGGTTACTCGCTCAACGACACCATCGTGGTATTCGACCGGGTTCGTGAGAACTTCCGCGTACTGCGCAAAGCGACGCTGATTGAGAACATCAATATCTCCACCACGCAGACCCTGCTGCGGACCATGGCGACGTCAATCTCCACCTTACTGGCGATTGCGGCACTGATGATCTTTGGCGGCGACAACCTGTGGGGCTTCTCCCTGGCGCTGTTCATCGGCGTGCTGGCGGGTACCTACTCGTCGATCTACATTGCCAACGTGGTGCTGATCTGGCTGAACCTCAACAGCGAAGACTTGATCCCTCCTGCCGCTACCGGCAAGGAGGTTGACGACCGCCCTTGA
- a CDS encoding glycine zipper 2TM domain-containing protein, producing MNKSLLVGAVLGAVGVTAGGAVATYSLVKSGPEYAQVLAVQPVKTQIKTPREVCKDVAVTRQKPVQDQHQIVGTVVGALAGGLLGNQVGGGNGKKLATVAGAVGGGYAGNKVQEGMQNRDTYTTTQTRCNTVNDISDKVVGYDVRYTLDGKEGSVRMDRDPGGQIPVDKEGRLVLGQNQQ from the coding sequence GTGAACAAGTCGTTACTGGTTGGTGCGGTATTGGGTGCTGTCGGTGTGACTGCCGGGGGTGCTGTCGCCACCTACAGCCTGGTAAAAAGCGGCCCTGAGTATGCGCAAGTGCTGGCGGTGCAGCCGGTGAAAACCCAGATCAAAACCCCGCGAGAGGTCTGCAAGGACGTCGCGGTAACCCGGCAGAAGCCGGTGCAGGATCAGCATCAGATCGTTGGTACCGTGGTCGGTGCGCTGGCCGGTGGCCTGCTGGGCAACCAGGTCGGTGGCGGCAATGGTAAGAAGCTGGCAACCGTAGCCGGTGCGGTCGGCGGTGGTTATGCCGGTAACAAAGTTCAGGAAGGCATGCAGAACCGCGATACCTACACCACTACCCAGACTCGCTGTAACACCGTCAACGATATCAGCGACAAGGTTGTCGGCTATGACGTGCGTTACACCTTGGATGGCAAGGAAGGCTCGGTGCGTATGGATCGTGATCCAGGCGGCCAGATTCCAGTCGACAAGGAAGGGCGCTTGGTGCTGGGCCAGAACCAGCAGTAA
- the secD gene encoding protein translocase subunit SecD has translation MLNKYPLWKYVLILAVLAIGFIYSAPNLYPDDPAIQISGASTSLQVNQADLDRASKALTDAGIQVKAATLAAGSKGGLLRLTKQEDQLPAKDVVRKAMGDDYVVALNLAQTTPQWLRSIGAHPMKLGLDLSGGVHFLLEVDMDKALDARLKVYEGDVKSLLRKERLRYRSLPQLNGAIQLGFSDEASREQARALIRKNFNDFDIVPADLNGQAVLRLAMSPAKIAEIREYSIKQNLTTVRNRVNELGVAEPIVQRQGANRIVVELPGVQDTAEAKRILGKTANLEFRLAAEPGATRATSEEFEFREGNRPPALIERGLIITGDQVTDAKAGFGEHGTPEVNIRLDGHGGELMSRATRSNVGRSMAVIFIEQRPVTTYTKQMVNGVEKDVPVQTFKEEKKIISLATIQSPLGAQFRITGLNGQGESSELALLLRAGGLAAPMYFAEERTIGPSLGADNITKGVDAALWGMLFVSLFIIAIYRFFGVIATVALAGNMVMLLALMSLLGATLTLPGIAGIVLTMGMAVDANVLIFSRIREEIANGMTVQRAINEGFGRAFTAILDSNLTTLLVGGILFAMGTGPVKGFAVTMSLGIFTSMFTAIMVTRAMVNLIYGGRDFKKLWI, from the coding sequence ATGCTGAACAAATACCCTCTGTGGAAATACGTACTGATCCTGGCGGTGCTGGCGATCGGTTTTATTTATTCCGCTCCCAATCTCTATCCTGATGACCCTGCGATCCAGATCTCTGGCGCCAGCACTTCGCTGCAGGTCAATCAGGCTGATCTGGACCGTGCGAGCAAAGCGCTCACTGACGCGGGCATTCAGGTTAAAGCGGCAACTTTGGCGGCTGGTTCGAAAGGCGGCTTGTTGCGCCTGACCAAGCAAGAAGACCAATTGCCGGCTAAAGATGTCGTGCGCAAGGCCATGGGTGACGACTACGTCGTTGCATTAAACCTGGCACAGACCACGCCACAATGGCTGCGCAGCATTGGCGCGCACCCGATGAAGCTGGGTCTGGACTTGTCCGGTGGTGTGCACTTCCTGCTGGAAGTCGATATGGACAAAGCCCTCGACGCCCGTCTGAAAGTCTACGAAGGCGACGTGAAGAGCCTGTTGCGTAAAGAGCGCCTGCGTTATCGCAGCCTGCCGCAGCTCAACGGTGCCATCCAGCTGGGCTTCTCTGACGAAGCTTCCCGCGAACAGGCCCGTGCGCTGATCCGCAAGAACTTCAACGATTTCGATATCGTACCGGCTGACCTCAATGGCCAGGCTGTACTGCGTCTGGCGATGAGCCCGGCCAAGATCGCGGAAATCCGTGAATACTCCATCAAGCAGAACTTGACCACGGTACGTAACCGCGTCAACGAGCTGGGTGTGGCCGAGCCGATCGTTCAGCGCCAGGGTGCCAACCGCATCGTGGTTGAGCTGCCGGGCGTACAGGACACCGCTGAAGCCAAGCGTATCCTGGGTAAAACCGCCAACCTGGAATTCCGCCTCGCGGCTGAGCCGGGTGCTACCCGCGCCACTTCCGAAGAGTTCGAGTTCCGCGAAGGTAACCGTCCTCCAGCGCTGATCGAGCGTGGCTTGATCATCACCGGTGACCAGGTGACTGACGCCAAGGCGGGTTTTGGCGAGCACGGTACCCCTGAAGTGAACATCCGCCTGGATGGCCACGGCGGCGAACTGATGAGCCGCGCTACGCGCAGCAACGTCGGTCGCAGCATGGCGGTGATCTTCATCGAGCAACGCCCGGTGACCACCTACACCAAGCAAATGGTCAACGGCGTCGAGAAAGACGTGCCGGTACAGACCTTCAAGGAAGAGAAGAAGATCATCAGCCTGGCGACCATCCAGTCGCCGCTGGGTGCTCAATTCCGCATCACCGGCCTGAACGGTCAGGGTGAGTCCTCGGAACTGGCCCTGTTGCTGCGTGCCGGTGGCCTGGCTGCGCCGATGTACTTCGCTGAAGAACGTACCATCGGCCCGAGCCTGGGTGCCGACAACATCACCAAGGGTGTCGACGCAGCCTTGTGGGGCATGCTGTTTGTGTCGCTGTTCATCATCGCCATCTACCGTTTCTTCGGCGTCATCGCCACTGTGGCCCTGGCGGGCAACATGGTGATGTTGCTGGCCTTGATGTCGCTGCTGGGCGCTACGCTGACCCTGCCAGGTATCGCCGGTATCGTACTCACCATGGGTATGGCGGTGGACGCCAACGTGCTGATCTTCTCGCGGATTCGTGAAGAGATCGCCAATGGCATGACCGTACAGCGTGCAATCAACGAAGGCTTCGGCCGGGCATTTACCGCGATTCTCGACTCCAACCTGACCACATTGCTGGTCGGCGGGATTCTCTTTGCCATGGGCACCGGCCCGGTCAAAGGTTTTGCGGTGACCATGTCCCTCGGTATCTTTACCTCGATGTTCACGGCCATCATGGTGACCCGCGCAATGGTCAACCTGATCTATGGCGGGCGTGACTTCAAGAAGTTGTGGATTTAA
- a CDS encoding FecR domain-containing protein, with translation MNTQPGGLDHATLQQAADWFARLSAEPNALPLHEAWRQWHGHSETNRLAWSYVARVGQRFAPLQEDVAGANKTLENLRHSQRSRRQVLRGLSVVMGGALLGWGSWQQRWLPGAWNTDFHTSTTVLGEQLLADGTRIWLNSGTALDVNFNAGQRELKLYSGEILINTGKDSRPFVVDTPHGRLRPLGTRFSVREQDGRTLLNVFEGSVEATCVDTHQTRIVPAGQGVTFDRQRLAATQRAQPGREAWAKGVLMANDMRLEDFIGELASYRHGHLGVDPQVANLRVMGTYPLQDTDQVLAMLEQVLPVRIERRFAWWTTVVPR, from the coding sequence ATGAACACCCAGCCCGGCGGCCTCGACCATGCCACCCTGCAACAAGCCGCTGACTGGTTCGCCCGCCTGAGTGCCGAGCCCAACGCCTTGCCACTGCATGAGGCCTGGCGCCAATGGCATGGACACAGTGAAACCAATCGCCTGGCCTGGAGCTATGTCGCACGCGTAGGGCAACGATTTGCGCCGTTGCAGGAAGATGTCGCGGGGGCCAATAAGACGCTGGAGAATTTGCGCCATTCCCAGCGTTCGCGGCGTCAGGTGTTGCGTGGGTTGTCGGTGGTCATGGGTGGCGCGTTGCTGGGGTGGGGCAGTTGGCAGCAGCGTTGGTTACCGGGGGCCTGGAATACGGATTTCCATACGAGCACCACAGTGCTGGGCGAGCAGCTTTTAGCCGATGGTACGCGCATCTGGCTCAACAGCGGCACGGCGTTGGATGTGAACTTCAACGCCGGCCAGCGCGAGTTGAAGCTCTACAGCGGCGAAATCCTGATCAACACCGGCAAGGACAGCCGGCCTTTTGTTGTCGATACGCCCCACGGCCGCTTGCGTCCGCTGGGTACACGATTCAGCGTGCGTGAACAGGACGGCCGCACCTTGCTCAATGTCTTTGAAGGCAGCGTGGAGGCGACCTGCGTTGATACCCATCAAACCCGCATCGTGCCGGCCGGGCAGGGCGTTACCTTCGACCGACAGCGTCTGGCCGCAACGCAACGCGCGCAGCCGGGGCGTGAGGCTTGGGCAAAGGGCGTGTTGATGGCGAACGATATGCGTCTGGAGGACTTTATCGGTGAACTGGCCAGTTATCGCCATGGCCATCTGGGAGTCGATCCACAGGTCGCCAATCTCCGGGTGATGGGCACCTACCCGCTGCAAGACACCGATCAGGTCCTGGCCATGCTTGAGCAGGTACTGCCCGTGCGCATCGAGCGTCGATTTGCCTGGTGGACCACGGTGGTTCCGCGCTGA
- the queA gene encoding tRNA preQ1(34) S-adenosylmethionine ribosyltransferase-isomerase QueA — MRVADFTFELPDSLIARHPLAERRASRLLTLDGVSGALAHRQFTDLLEHLRPGDLMVFNNTRVIPARLFGQKASGGKLEILVERVLDSHRVLAHVRSSKSPKPGSVILIDGGGEAEMVARHDALFELKFAEEVLPLLERVGHMPLPPYIDRPDEDADRERYQTVYSQRPGAVAAPTAGLHFDQPLLDAIAAKGVETAYVTLHVGAGTFQPVRVDNIEDHHMHSEWLEVGQDVVDAVNACKARGGRVVAVGTTSVRSLESAARDGVLKPFSGDTDIFIYPGRPFHVVDCLVTNFHLPESTLLMLVSAFAGYPETMAAYQAAIANEYRFFSYGDAMFITRNPAPRGPEEQS, encoded by the coding sequence ATGCGCGTTGCTGACTTTACTTTTGAGCTCCCTGATTCGCTGATCGCTCGCCACCCTTTGGCCGAGCGTCGCGCCAGTCGACTGCTGACCCTGGACGGGGTGAGCGGTGCCCTCGCACACCGTCAATTCACTGATTTGCTTGAGCATTTGCGCCCAGGCGATCTGATGGTGTTCAACAATACCCGGGTGATTCCGGCGCGGCTGTTTGGCCAGAAAGCTTCCGGCGGCAAGCTGGAAATTCTGGTGGAGCGGGTGCTGGACAGCCATCGTGTGCTGGCCCATGTACGCTCCAGCAAGTCGCCGAAACCGGGCTCGGTCATCTTGATCGATGGCGGCGGCGAAGCCGAGATGGTGGCGCGTCATGATGCGCTGTTCGAGCTCAAGTTCGCCGAAGAGGTGTTGCCGCTGCTGGAGCGCGTCGGCCATATGCCGTTGCCTCCTTATATAGACCGCCCCGACGAAGACGCGGACCGCGAGCGCTATCAGACGGTGTACTCCCAGCGCCCCGGTGCCGTCGCTGCGCCGACGGCCGGGCTGCATTTTGACCAGCCGCTGCTGGATGCGATTGCCGCCAAGGGCGTCGAGACCGCTTATGTGACCCTGCACGTGGGGGCCGGTACGTTTCAGCCGGTGCGTGTGGATAACATTGAAGACCACCATATGCACAGTGAGTGGCTGGAAGTCGGCCAGGACGTCGTGGATGCGGTTAACGCGTGCAAGGCGCGTGGCGGGCGAGTGGTGGCGGTGGGGACGACCAGCGTGCGCTCGCTGGAGAGTGCGGCGCGTGATGGCGTGCTCAAGCCGTTCAGTGGCGACACCGATATCTTTATTTACCCAGGCCGGCCGTTCCATGTGGTCGATTGCCTGGTGACCAACTTCCATTTGCCGGAATCCACACTGTTGATGCTGGTGTCGGCATTTGCCGGTTACCCGGAAACCATGGCCGCTTATCAAGCCGCCATCGCTAACGAGTACCGTTTTTTCAGCTACGGTGATGCGATGTTTATCACCCGCAATCCGGCGCCGCGCGGCCCAGAGGAACAATCATGA
- the yajC gene encoding preprotein translocase subunit YajC yields MSFFISNAMADAAAPAAAGPMGGGFEWIFLVGFLVIFYLMIWRPQAKRAKEQKNLLGSLQKGDEVVTTGGIAGKITKVSDAFVVLEVSDTVEMKFQKGAIAATLPKGTLKAI; encoded by the coding sequence ATGAGCTTTTTTATCTCTAACGCCATGGCTGACGCCGCTGCGCCTGCTGCTGCCGGCCCTATGGGCGGTGGTTTCGAGTGGATTTTCCTGGTCGGCTTCCTGGTCATCTTCTACCTGATGATCTGGCGCCCACAGGCCAAGCGCGCCAAAGAGCAGAAAAACCTGCTGGGCAGCCTGCAGAAAGGCGACGAAGTTGTGACCACCGGCGGCATCGCTGGCAAGATCACCAAGGTTTCCGATGCTTTCGTGGTGCTGGAAGTCTCCGACACCGTAGAAATGAAGTTCCAGAAGGGCGCCATCGCTGCCACGCTGCCAAAAGGCACGCTCAAAGCGATCTAA
- the tgt gene encoding tRNA guanosine(34) transglycosylase Tgt, producing the protein MSFELLATDGKARRGRLTFPRGTVETPAFMPVGTYGTVKGMMPRDIVATGAEIILGNTFHLWLRPGTEVIKKHGDLHDFMKWQGPILTDSGGFQVFSLGAMRKIKEEGVTFASPVDGSKVFMGPEESMQVQRDLGSDIVMIFDECTPYPADEDVARISMELSLRWAQRSKNAHGDNTAALFGIVQGGMHESLRKRSLEGLDKIGFDGLAIGGLSVGEPKHEMIKVLDYLPGLMPAEKPRYLMGVGKPEDLVEGVRRGVDMFDCVMPTRNARNGHLFIDTGVLKIRNAFHRHDDSPLDPTCDCYTCQNFSRAYLHHLDKCGEMLGSMLNTIHNLRHYQVLMAGLREAIQQGTLAAFVDAFYAKRGLPVPPLD; encoded by the coding sequence ATGTCGTTTGAATTGCTGGCCACGGATGGTAAAGCTCGCCGCGGCCGTTTGACCTTTCCACGCGGCACCGTCGAGACCCCGGCCTTTATGCCAGTGGGTACCTACGGCACCGTTAAAGGCATGATGCCGCGCGACATCGTCGCCACCGGTGCCGAGATTATCCTCGGCAACACCTTCCACCTGTGGCTGCGCCCGGGCACGGAAGTGATCAAGAAGCATGGCGACCTGCATGACTTCATGAAGTGGCAAGGCCCGATCCTCACTGACTCCGGTGGTTTCCAGGTGTTCAGCCTGGGCGCCATGCGCAAGATCAAGGAGGAGGGCGTGACCTTCGCCTCGCCGGTCGACGGTTCCAAGGTGTTCATGGGCCCGGAAGAGTCGATGCAGGTGCAGCGCGACCTGGGCTCCGACATCGTGATGATTTTTGACGAGTGCACGCCGTACCCGGCTGACGAAGACGTCGCGCGGATTTCCATGGAGTTGTCCCTGCGTTGGGCCCAGCGTTCGAAGAATGCCCACGGCGACAACACGGCGGCGTTGTTCGGTATCGTCCAGGGCGGCATGCATGAAAGCCTGCGTAAACGCTCGCTGGAGGGCCTCGACAAGATCGGCTTTGACGGCCTGGCCATCGGCGGTTTGTCGGTGGGCGAGCCCAAGCACGAGATGATCAAGGTGCTGGATTACCTGCCGGGCCTGATGCCCGCTGAAAAACCTCGTTACCTTATGGGCGTTGGCAAACCGGAAGATCTCGTAGAGGGTGTGCGCCGCGGTGTGGACATGTTCGATTGCGTGATGCCAACCCGTAATGCCCGCAATGGGCATCTGTTCATTGATACAGGCGTGCTGAAGATCCGTAACGCGTTCCATCGCCATGATGATTCGCCGCTGGATCCCACCTGTGATTGCTACACCTGCCAGAACTTCTCCCGTGCTTATCTGCACCATCTGGACAAGTGCGGGGAAATGCTGGGTAGCATGTTGAATACCATCCACAATTTGCGTCACTACCAAGTCCTGATGGCTGGTTTGCGCGAGGCTATTCAACAGGGTACATTGGCCGCCTTCGTCGATGCCTTCTATGCCAAGCGCGGGCTCCCTGTGCCGCCCTTGGACTGA
- a CDS encoding sigma-70 family RNA polymerase sigma factor, with protein MPPLPESVAAPFSVGSLYSAHHGWIQRWLARKLGNVSDAAELAHDVFVRLLSHPREFGSEGHARAYLSTLSRNVCVDFFRRKQVEQAWLEVLASRPEECAPSEEHRALVLEALVHLQAMLDRLPAKVSEAFCLAQIEGLSYREIAARIGVSERTVTKYIGQAMFQCMVLEAELDGALS; from the coding sequence ATGCCCCCGCTTCCCGAGTCCGTCGCCGCACCTTTCAGCGTTGGCAGCCTGTATTCGGCCCATCACGGCTGGATTCAACGCTGGCTGGCCAGAAAACTCGGCAATGTCAGTGATGCCGCCGAGCTGGCTCACGATGTCTTTGTCAGGCTGTTGAGCCATCCGCGCGAATTTGGCAGCGAGGGGCACGCGCGTGCGTACCTCAGCACCTTGTCACGCAATGTGTGCGTGGATTTTTTCCGACGCAAGCAGGTGGAGCAAGCCTGGCTTGAGGTGTTGGCGAGCCGACCTGAGGAATGCGCGCCGTCGGAAGAACACCGCGCGTTGGTGTTGGAGGCTCTGGTGCATTTGCAGGCGATGCTCGATCGCTTGCCGGCCAAGGTGTCCGAGGCGTTCTGCCTGGCCCAGATCGAGGGCTTGAGCTATCGCGAAATCGCGGCGCGCATTGGCGTGAGTGAGCGCACCGTCACCAAATACATCGGCCAGGCCATGTTCCAGTGCATGGTGCTGGAGGCCGAGTTGGACGGTGCCTTGTCATGA
- a CDS encoding DUF3077 domain-containing protein, which yields MTFFTCGKQPNLRHLFRVNSGVPIRDALEHASELLHCSKMLALDAAMDNSADRHAWAAHYLGEMAKAVVDDLANGVVEEGEGVGV from the coding sequence ATCACCTTCTTCACCTGCGGCAAACAACCCAACCTTCGCCACCTATTCCGCGTGAATTCCGGCGTACCCATTCGCGATGCCCTGGAGCATGCCTCCGAGCTTCTCCATTGTTCAAAAATGCTGGCATTGGATGCCGCCATGGACAACAGCGCAGATCGCCACGCCTGGGCGGCGCATTATTTGGGGGAGATGGCGAAGGCGGTGGTGGATGATTTGGCGAATGGGGTGGTGGAGGAGGGGGAAGGGGTTGGTGTGTAG